The genomic DNA AACGATTCCGCCTAAGATGTGTACTGCATGGACACCGGTGAGGATGTAGAACAAACCTGTAAAAGGATTTTTTCTACCGATTTGTCCCGTTGCAACATATTCCGACCATATCTGATACCAAGCAATCGACTGACTTACGATGAATAAAAACCCTATGAATAAAGTCCACGAAAAAAAACGAAGCAGTCCTTCTTTATCCCCTTTTCGAATAGAGAGTAAACCTAATTGACAAGGAACGCTGCTTGCCAACAGCAATGCAGTACTCAGCCAAAGAATCTTAGGCGGAACGAAAGGATAATCGAGTTTTTCATCTATTCGAGAAAAATAAAGCATTGCCAATGCGCCGAACCACATAATAAGGGAAATGAGCGCAACCCACATTCCCATTCGCGCCATTTCCATGGAATAAGGGGAGGGGAAACCGCCTTCGCCATTACTGCTGCCATTACCTCCATTAGAGCCCCCACCCATATTTTCACCTGTTCCTAATTTTTTTGGTTTGGCTTCTGGCATAACTTTTCCTTACGTTTTTAGTAAAGAGTCAAAATCGTCAAAATCAAAAAGAGCGGTAAATATTGTACCGTGGCTTTCAACAACTGTCGTGCGTGATGAGAATCGGGTATCCGCCAAAAGCAAACAGACTGCGCGAATATCCAAGCACCTATCAAACAGACTCCGAGAAAGTATATCCATGAATTTTGCACGAAAAATACTAATGATAGGCTCATGACGAACATCCCGAATGCGTAGAGACTAGCGCACAAGCCGGTCTGCTCTCCACTCGCATTCGGAAAAGGCAACATACGAAATCCGGCTTTTTCGTAGTCTTCACGCAATAGCCAAGCGATAGACCAAAAATGCGGAAACTGCCAAAGGAATTGCACCCCGAATAAAGCAAGAGCAAACGGGTCAATAGACCCCCGCACGGCGACCCATCCCGCCAAGGGGGGGATTGCTCCGGGTATAGCGCCTATAACCGTGCAAGCATGCGTCTTTCTTTTCAATGGTGTGTAAAGGAACGCATAAAGAATGATGGAGACAAATCCGAGCAA from Fimbriimonadales bacterium includes the following:
- a CDS encoding cytochrome c oxidase subunit 3 gives rise to the protein MPEAKPKKLGTGENMGGGSNGGNGSSNGEGGFPSPYSMEMARMGMWVALISLIMWFGALAMLYFSRIDEKLDYPFVPPKILWLSTALLLASSVPCQLGLLSIRKGDKEGLLRFFSWTLFIGFLFIVSQSIAWYQIWSEYVATGQIGRKNPFTGLFYILTGVHAVHILGGIVWLGIVRNMAAKGIFSEKRHLAVYLSTMYWHFMDAVWVPFFILIMI
- the cyoE gene encoding heme o synthase, whose product is MPEADSTLVERERGFVSSDYLEQSCEVVANRGTTAPAEILERGKRHLFLSKISDYLALSKPRVTLLVWLSTAAGIILAGGASGSIVFHTLLGSWLVIAAANALNQVLEVEPDSRMERTRNRPLPAKRLSIKEATWVAGIWAVIGLLELAWFANLLTALLGFVSIILYAFLYTPLKRKTHACTVIGAIPGAIPPLAGWVAVRGSIDPFALALFGVQFLWQFPHFWSIAWLLREDYEKAGFRMLPFPNASGEQTGLCASLYAFGMFVMSLSLVFFVQNSWIYFLGVCLIGAWIFAQSVCFWRIPDSHHARQLLKATVQYLPLFLILTILTLY